The following coding sequences lie in one Agrobacterium vitis genomic window:
- a CDS encoding helix-turn-helix domain-containing protein, with protein MSINQSFSSSNIDIFRKATQSTALDQVKTPASDQGFVVGVSLLAGHQRRIFHGNHATSHDFSENAIYIRDLSNNYKADLSTPFDFMLFQISPSSLAKIAEDADVSGLTLLTTETASKDIVLANLARAILPALQRPEEANALFVDQMTTAIGTYLVQRYGGKTVPAISKAPTLSRAHLEMAKSILLEHLEGEVSIADVAEACNLSRGYFIRAFREATGMTPYQWLLTKRIDRARHMIRTSNAPLAEIAVACGFADQSHFTRVFSAIVGTTPGTWRRNV; from the coding sequence TTGTCGATCAACCAAAGCTTTTCATCTTCGAACATCGATATTTTTCGCAAAGCGACACAGTCAACCGCGCTTGATCAGGTGAAGACACCGGCCAGCGATCAGGGGTTTGTGGTCGGGGTATCATTGCTCGCCGGTCACCAGCGGCGGATCTTTCACGGAAACCATGCAACCAGCCATGATTTTTCCGAGAATGCGATATATATCCGCGACCTCTCCAACAATTATAAAGCAGATCTCAGCACGCCTTTCGATTTTATGCTGTTTCAGATTTCGCCCTCTTCCCTTGCAAAGATAGCAGAAGATGCGGATGTGAGTGGCCTAACCCTGCTGACGACGGAAACTGCATCCAAAGACATCGTCCTTGCCAACCTAGCACGCGCTATCCTCCCCGCGCTGCAACGCCCTGAAGAAGCAAATGCCTTGTTCGTCGACCAGATGACGACGGCCATCGGCACCTATCTGGTTCAGCGGTACGGTGGAAAGACCGTTCCTGCCATCAGCAAGGCGCCGACATTGTCGCGCGCGCATCTGGAAATGGCAAAATCGATCCTTCTCGAACATCTCGAAGGTGAAGTGTCAATTGCCGACGTGGCAGAAGCCTGCAACCTGTCACGCGGCTATTTCATTCGCGCCTTCCGGGAAGCGACGGGCATGACACCTTATCAGTGGCTCCTGACCAAACGCATTGATCGCGCCCGGCACATGATCAGAACCTCAAATGCCCCTCTCGCCGAGATCGCGGTAGCTTGCGGATTCGCAGATCAGAGCCACTTCACACGCGTTTTTTCTGCCATTGTCGGGACCACTCCTGGGACATGGCGACGGAACGTATGA
- a CDS encoding SDR family NAD(P)-dependent oxidoreductase, protein MQIDLTGKTALVTGSTEGIGYAIARQLAKAGADTIINGRSEDKTARAVERLKGEGITGSMTGVAADLSTAEGCKALVAKVPHADILINNAGIFQPIDFFDADDEVWDRHWQVNVMSAVRMSRAYLPGMQKLNWGRVIFLASESGFNIPVEMIHYGVSKTADIAVARGLAKRMAGTGVTVNSVLPGPTLSEGVQAMLAGEQQKTGLPIEDLAAAFVKQHRSTSIIQRAASVEEVANLVTYLASPLASATTGASVRVDGGVIDTL, encoded by the coding sequence ATGCAGATTGATCTTACCGGAAAGACGGCCTTGGTGACGGGATCGACCGAGGGCATTGGCTACGCAATCGCCCGACAACTTGCGAAGGCCGGCGCGGACACGATCATCAACGGCCGGTCCGAAGACAAGACCGCAAGGGCCGTAGAACGGCTCAAAGGCGAGGGGATCACCGGAAGTATGACTGGGGTGGCCGCCGACCTGTCAACAGCAGAGGGATGCAAGGCACTCGTCGCCAAGGTTCCCCATGCGGACATCCTGATCAACAATGCCGGCATCTTCCAGCCTATCGACTTCTTTGACGCGGACGACGAGGTTTGGGACCGGCACTGGCAGGTCAACGTCATGTCCGCCGTCAGAATGTCTCGGGCATATCTGCCCGGCATGCAAAAGCTGAACTGGGGACGCGTGATCTTCCTCGCGTCGGAGTCCGGCTTCAACATCCCGGTCGAGATGATCCACTATGGCGTCAGCAAGACCGCCGACATCGCCGTTGCCCGGGGTCTGGCGAAGCGGATGGCCGGAACTGGCGTCACCGTCAACTCGGTCCTTCCAGGCCCTACGCTGTCCGAGGGCGTCCAGGCCATGCTTGCGGGTGAACAGCAAAAGACCGGCCTACCGATTGAGGATCTGGCTGCGGCGTTCGTCAAACAGCATCGCAGCACTTCAATCATCCAGAGAGCGGCAAGTGTCGAAGAGGTCGCGAATCTTGTGACCTATTTGGCGTCGCCGCTTGCGTCGGCCACGACAGGAGCCTCCGTACGTGTCGATGGTGGGGTGATCGATACTCTCTAG
- a CDS encoding helix-turn-helix domain-containing protein, which yields MDLTARQFAQAFRNTTGSAPDRWMRHQRVEKAKMLLRTTALPISQIATACGFVSSEHFSRIFASTVGVAPAISRKHILN from the coding sequence CTGGACCTGACAGCTCGGCAGTTCGCACAGGCCTTTCGAAACACAACGGGCAGCGCACCTGACAGATGGATGCGCCATCAACGGGTTGAAAAGGCGAAGATGCTGCTCCGCACGACTGCCCTTCCGATTTCGCAGATCGCGACAGCATGCGGATTCGTCAGTTCAGAACATTTCTCGCGCATTTTCGCATCAACCGTGGGCGTCGCTCCGGCCATCTCGCGAAAACATATTCTGAATTGA
- a CDS encoding glycoside hydrolase family 13 protein — translation MPVVAPDNPVPDIKWWHTATVYQVYPRSFCDSDGDGMGDIPGITSRLDYLQRLGIDIIWLSPIYQSPMDDNGYDISDYRAVAPEFGTLDDFDRLVSEARARGIGIILDFVVNHTSDEHPWFQQSRQATDNSFRDFYIWRKPADDGGPPNDLQSSFGGPAWTLDPTTGEYYLHLFSRRQPDLNWENPKVRAEIYEMMNWWLDRGIAGFRMDVIDYIGKQVDRQVITDGPHLHDYLQEMNASTLGGRDVLTVGETWSATPGSALLYSGRDRKELSMVFQFEHVTQQWDAVYGKWRPKPFDLAGLKRVFGKWQLALARDGWNALFWGNHDLPRAVSRYGDATGHHSQSAKMLATVLHLLKGTPFVYQGEEIGMTNMPFTSIDQYRDIETLNMHRLQMEAGLSPEEFIRGANESGRDNARTPMQWSAAPHGGFSSGTPWIEVNPNYATVNAETAMTDDASIWNHYRKLIALRKAHPVIVYGDYQSWLDQHPDVFVYTRRLAQVRLIVVASFRPSEVRLTMPTELVARGKRLIWNYDPVDEIEAELVLRPYEAIALLTDA, via the coding sequence ATGCCTGTAGTTGCTCCCGACAATCCGGTTCCCGATATCAAGTGGTGGCACACCGCGACCGTGTACCAGGTCTACCCGCGCAGCTTTTGCGACTCGGATGGCGACGGCATGGGAGACATCCCCGGCATCACTTCCCGGCTGGATTACCTGCAGCGGCTGGGCATAGACATCATCTGGCTCTCTCCCATCTACCAGTCGCCGATGGACGACAACGGCTACGATATTTCGGACTATCGCGCGGTCGCGCCGGAATTCGGCACGCTTGACGATTTCGATCGGCTAGTGTCCGAAGCAAGAGCGCGGGGGATCGGCATCATTCTCGATTTTGTGGTCAATCACACATCGGATGAACATCCGTGGTTTCAGCAGTCGCGCCAGGCTACCGACAACTCGTTCCGCGATTTCTACATCTGGCGCAAGCCGGCCGATGACGGCGGGCCGCCCAATGATCTGCAATCCTCATTCGGCGGGCCGGCCTGGACGCTGGACCCGACGACCGGCGAATATTATCTGCACCTGTTCTCGCGTCGGCAGCCCGATCTCAACTGGGAGAACCCGAAGGTCCGCGCCGAAATTTACGAGATGATGAACTGGTGGCTGGATCGAGGAATTGCCGGTTTCCGCATGGACGTTATCGATTATATCGGCAAGCAGGTCGACCGGCAGGTGATCACGGACGGACCACACCTGCACGACTATCTCCAGGAAATGAATGCCAGCACCCTCGGCGGCCGTGACGTCCTGACGGTGGGCGAGACGTGGAGCGCCACGCCGGGATCTGCCCTTCTTTATTCCGGGCGCGACCGCAAGGAACTGTCCATGGTCTTTCAGTTCGAACATGTGACCCAGCAATGGGATGCGGTCTACGGCAAATGGCGCCCGAAGCCGTTCGACCTCGCGGGCCTGAAGAGGGTGTTTGGCAAGTGGCAGCTGGCGCTGGCAAGGGACGGCTGGAACGCGCTGTTCTGGGGCAATCACGACCTTCCCCGCGCTGTTTCCCGTTACGGCGATGCGACCGGCCACCACAGCCAATCCGCAAAGATGCTGGCGACGGTGCTGCACCTGTTGAAGGGAACGCCCTTCGTCTATCAGGGCGAGGAGATCGGCATGACGAACATGCCTTTCACGTCGATCGACCAGTATCGCGACATCGAGACATTGAACATGCATCGGCTGCAAATGGAGGCCGGATTGTCACCTGAAGAGTTCATCCGAGGTGCCAACGAAAGCGGGCGCGACAACGCGCGCACGCCGATGCAGTGGAGCGCCGCACCGCATGGTGGTTTTTCCTCCGGAACGCCGTGGATCGAAGTAAACCCCAATTACGCCACCGTCAACGCCGAGACGGCGATGACCGACGATGCTTCGATATGGAACCATTACCGCAAGCTCATCGCACTTCGCAAAGCACATCCGGTCATCGTCTATGGGGATTACCAGTCCTGGCTCGACCAGCACCCGGATGTCTTCGTCTATACCCGCAGGCTTGCGCAGGTCCGACTTATCGTCGTCGCCAGTTTCAGGCCCAGCGAGGTCCGCCTCACCATGCCAACGGAGCTTGTCGCCAGGGGTAAGCGCCTCATCTGGAACTATGACCCCGTCGATGAAATCGAGGCTGAGCTGGTTCTAAGGCCCTATGAGGCCATCGCGCTGCTGACGGATGCGTAA
- a CDS encoding alpha-amylase family protein, with protein sequence MINDLWYKNAVVYCLSVETFMDANGDGVGDFQGLQRRLDYLAGLGVNAIWLMPFQASPGVDDGYDVSDYYNIDPRYGTLGDFVEFTHSAKQRGIRVLIDLVVNHTSDQHPWFKQACADKNSRYRDWYVWSEKKPENADEGMVFPGVQKTTWTRDEKSGEYYFHRFFKFQPDLNTGNPHVQAEILKIMGFWIQLGVSGFRMDAVPFVIAEKGADVKESKPQFDLLRSFREFLQWRKGDSIILAEANVVPKENLQYFGDDGDRMQMMFNFHVNQALFYALASADTRPLAKAMNETRERPQTGQWGIFLRNHDELDLGRLTEKQRQAVFSAFGPDKDMQLYDRGIRRRLAPMLGGDTRRLKLAYSLMYSLPGTPVLRYGDEIGMGDDLALEERNCARTPMQWSTEPHGGFTKAEKPVLPVIEGGPYGFEHVNVAAQRRDAESMLNWTERMIRMRKEAPEIGWGSFSVLDCGDTGVLAMRYDWRNNAVVIIHNLHDKPVDISFDPGVGESGRVLIDIADGSDSSADEKGRHNMVIEPFGYRWYRAGGLDYLLKRSDI encoded by the coding sequence TTGATCAACGACCTCTGGTACAAGAACGCTGTCGTCTACTGCCTGTCCGTCGAGACCTTCATGGATGCCAACGGCGATGGAGTGGGCGATTTTCAGGGGCTGCAACGGCGGTTGGATTATCTGGCCGGTCTGGGCGTCAATGCCATCTGGCTGATGCCGTTTCAGGCCTCTCCGGGTGTCGATGACGGCTACGATGTCTCCGACTATTACAACATCGATCCCAGATACGGCACCCTCGGCGACTTCGTCGAATTCACCCATAGCGCAAAGCAACGCGGTATACGGGTGCTGATCGACCTCGTCGTCAATCATACGTCCGATCAGCATCCCTGGTTCAAACAGGCCTGCGCCGACAAGAACTCCCGATACAGGGACTGGTACGTATGGTCTGAGAAGAAGCCGGAAAATGCCGACGAGGGCATGGTCTTTCCTGGTGTACAAAAGACCACATGGACACGGGACGAAAAGTCCGGCGAATACTATTTTCACCGTTTCTTCAAATTCCAGCCGGATCTCAACACCGGCAATCCACATGTCCAGGCGGAAATCCTCAAGATCATGGGTTTCTGGATACAGCTCGGCGTATCGGGTTTTCGCATGGACGCCGTTCCCTTCGTGATCGCCGAAAAGGGTGCAGATGTGAAGGAATCGAAGCCGCAGTTCGATCTGTTGCGCAGTTTCCGCGAGTTCCTGCAGTGGCGCAAGGGTGACAGCATCATCCTTGCGGAGGCCAATGTCGTGCCCAAGGAGAACCTGCAGTATTTCGGCGACGACGGCGATCGTATGCAGATGATGTTCAATTTCCACGTCAACCAGGCTCTGTTCTACGCGCTCGCTAGCGCCGATACCCGGCCCCTTGCCAAGGCGATGAACGAGACCCGGGAGCGACCGCAAACGGGGCAATGGGGAATATTCCTGCGCAACCACGACGAACTTGATCTTGGCCGGCTGACGGAAAAACAGCGGCAAGCCGTGTTTTCCGCCTTCGGTCCAGACAAGGACATGCAGCTCTATGATCGGGGGATACGGCGTCGCCTAGCGCCGATGCTGGGCGGCGATACCAGGCGTCTCAAGCTTGCTTATAGCCTGATGTATTCGCTGCCGGGCACCCCGGTCCTGCGATATGGTGACGAGATCGGCATGGGAGACGACCTAGCATTGGAGGAGCGCAACTGCGCCCGCACGCCTATGCAATGGTCGACCGAGCCGCATGGCGGCTTCACCAAGGCGGAAAAACCCGTCTTGCCCGTTATCGAAGGAGGTCCCTATGGGTTCGAACATGTCAATGTCGCGGCACAGCGGCGGGACGCGGAATCGATGCTGAACTGGACCGAGCGGATGATCCGCATGCGAAAGGAAGCCCCTGAAATCGGATGGGGAAGTTTCAGCGTTCTGGACTGCGGCGATACCGGTGTCCTGGCGATGCGCTACGATTGGCGCAACAATGCCGTCGTCATCATCCACAATCTCCACGACAAGCCAGTCGATATCTCGTTCGATCCCGGCGTAGGTGAGAGTGGACGCGTCCTGATCGACATCGCCGACGGCAGCGACAGCAGCGCGGACGAGAAAGGCCGGCATAACATGGTGATCGAGCCATTCGGTTATCGCTGGTACCGCGCCGGCGGGCTCGATTACCTGCTCAAGAGAAGCGACATCTGA